A DNA window from Piliocolobus tephrosceles isolate RC106 chromosome 9, ASM277652v3, whole genome shotgun sequence contains the following coding sequences:
- the AVPI1 gene encoding arginine vasopressin-induced protein 1, producing MGTPASVVSEPPPWQAPTEARGRKQASANIFQDAELLQIQGLFQRSGDQLAEERAQIIWECAGDHRVAEALKRLRRKRPPRQKPLGHSLHHCSRLRILEPHSPLADPQSATETASSEQYLHSRRTSARIRRNWRKPGPTSYLHQIRH from the exons ATGGGTACCCCAGCCTCGGTGGTCAGTGAGCCACCCCCTTGGCAGGCCCCGACTGAGGCCCGGGGCCGCAAGCAGGCCTCAGCCAACATCTTCCAGGACGCTGAGCTGCTGCAGATCCAAGGCCTGTTTCAACGCAGTGGGGACCAGCTGGCCGAGGAACGGGCACAGATCATCTGGGAATGTGCAGGGGACCACCGTGTGGCTGAGGCCCTCAAGAGGCTGCGCAGGAAGAGGCCCCCAAGGCAGAAACCCCTGGGCCACTCACTACACCACTGCAGCCGGCTCAG AATCCTGGAGCCCCACTCTCCACTGGCCGACCCACAGAGTGCCACGGAGACAGCCTCCAGTGAGCAGTATCTGCACTCTAGGAGGACAAGTGCCAGGATCCGCCGGAACTGGAGGAAGCCAGGCCCCACAAGCTACCTCCACCAGATCAGACACTGA
- the MARVELD1 gene encoding MARVEL domain-containing protein 1 — translation MLPQPPRQPPPQARAARGAVRLQRPFLRSPLGVLRLLQLLAGAAFWITIATSKYQGPVHFALFVSVLFWLLTLGLYFLTLLGKHELVPVLGSRWLVVNVAHDVLAAALYGAATGIMSDQMQRHSYCNLKDYPLPCAYHAFLAAAVCGGVCHGLYLLSALYGCGRRCQGKQEVA, via the coding sequence ATGCTCCCGCAGCCCCCGCGCCAGCCGCCGCCCCAGGCGCGTGCGGCCCGCGGCGCGGTGCGCCTGCAGCGGCCCTTCCTGCGCAGCCCGCTGGGCGTGTTGcggctgctgcagctgctggccgGCGCTGCCTTCTGGATCACTATCGCCACCAGCAAGTACCAGGGCCCCGTGCACTTCGCGCTCTTCGTGTCGGTGCTCTTCTGGCTGCTTACCCTGGGCCTCTACTTCCTCACGCTGCTGGGCAAGCACGAGCTGGTCCCGGTGCTGGGCTCGCGCTGGCTCGTGGTCAACGTGGCGCACGATGTGCTGGCGGCCGCGCTCTACGGCGCCGCGACCGGCATCATGAGTGACCAGATGCAGCGCCACAGCTACTGCAACCTCAAGGATTACCCGCTGCCCTGCGCCTACCACGCCTTCCTGGCGGCCGCCGTGTGCGGCGGCGTCTGCCACGGCCTCTACCTGCTCTCGGCGCTCTACGGCTGCGGGCGTCGCTGCCAGGGCAAGCAGGAGGTGGCGTGA